One Saprospiraceae bacterium DNA window includes the following coding sequences:
- a CDS encoding alginate export family protein, whose amino-acid sequence MKKSIIAVLLVVSSGFWQKTAAQGFPAFKSLRFNEDYSFLQNDSSEHWYKHLKYKPLGKKQAHYRSFGGELRWQYQFYKNEEWGDAPPDDDGFLYLRNLFHADFHFGKKSRLFAQLKSNFMANRPQPPRQIDENQLDLHQFFGDFSFGKWLARAGRQEFSFGSQRLVAVREGPNNRQTFDAARLVRETARFRADAFVARAVTDRPGIFDDGVVPPGASLWGLYTVTNQVRFLKNVDLYYLGFYTENGVFDDGRGRERRHSFGTRIWGKGGAWQYDGEAVYQFGDFLDKTISAYTASLHLRYTLTGVKNQPVLGLKTEIISGDRAHDDGALQTFNPLFPRGAYFGLAALIGPANMMDFHPCIEWPLGKTWSVSADYDVFWRYSLADGIYGPNVRPIYSGRGTSARHIGNQLGANVTWEPNRHFNLQLEGTWFAAGPYLREVGAGKDVFFTAVTVQFKY is encoded by the coding sequence ATGAAAAAATCTATTATTGCGGTTTTGCTCGTTGTTTCGAGCGGTTTTTGGCAAAAAACCGCTGCACAGGGTTTTCCCGCGTTCAAAAGTTTGCGCTTCAACGAGGACTATTCTTTTTTGCAAAACGATTCCAGCGAGCATTGGTACAAACATTTGAAATACAAACCGCTTGGGAAAAAACAGGCGCATTATCGCTCGTTTGGCGGCGAGCTGCGCTGGCAATACCAGTTCTACAAAAACGAGGAATGGGGCGACGCGCCGCCCGACGACGACGGTTTTCTTTACCTCCGCAACCTCTTTCACGCCGATTTTCATTTTGGGAAAAAATCGAGGCTTTTTGCCCAGTTGAAAAGCAACTTCATGGCCAACAGGCCACAGCCGCCGCGCCAGATTGACGAGAACCAGCTGGACCTTCACCAGTTTTTCGGCGATTTTTCCTTTGGCAAATGGCTTGCCCGAGCGGGTCGGCAAGAGTTCTCGTTCGGGTCGCAGCGCCTTGTGGCCGTGCGCGAAGGTCCGAACAATCGCCAAACGTTCGATGCCGCACGGCTCGTCCGGGAGACCGCACGTTTTCGGGCCGATGCTTTTGTCGCCCGCGCCGTGACCGACCGCCCCGGCATTTTCGACGACGGCGTGGTGCCGCCCGGCGCTTCGCTGTGGGGGCTTTACACCGTGACCAATCAAGTCCGTTTCTTGAAAAACGTGGATTTGTACTACCTCGGGTTTTACACGGAAAACGGTGTTTTCGACGACGGCAGGGGCCGCGAACGGCGGCATTCCTTCGGGACGCGCATCTGGGGCAAAGGCGGCGCGTGGCAGTACGACGGCGAGGCCGTGTACCAGTTTGGCGATTTTTTGGACAAAACAATCAGCGCCTACACGGCTTCGCTGCACCTGCGCTACACGCTCACAGGCGTGAAAAACCAACCTGTGCTCGGCCTCAAAACCGAAATCATCAGCGGCGACCGCGCCCACGACGACGGGGCGCTGCAAACCTTCAACCCGCTCTTCCCGCGCGGCGCTTATTTTGGCCTCGCGGCGCTCATCGGCCCGGCCAACATGATGGACTTCCATCCTTGCATCGAGTGGCCGCTGGGCAAAACCTGGAGCGTGAGCGCGGACTACGACGTGTTCTGGCGGTACAGCCTCGCCGACGGCATCTATGGCCCCAATGTGCGGCCCATCTACTCTGGGCGCGGAACCTCCGCGCGGCACATCGGCAATCAACTCGGCGCCAATGTCACTTGGGAACCCAATCGGCATTTCAACCTTCAATTGGAAGGTACTTGGTTTGCCGCTGGGCCATATCTGCGCGAAGTGGGTGCGGGAAAGGATGTGTTTTTCACGGCGGTGACGGTGCAGTTCAAGTATTGA
- a CDS encoding succinate dehydrogenase/fumarate reductase iron-sulfur subunit yields MPTASFTIFRGNSTENGRFETYTTDTDEGMVVLDAVHKIQAEQANDLSVRWNCKAGKCGSCSAEINGVPRLMCMTRLSELPLDKPVLVQPMKAFPLIKDLVTDVSWNFEVKKKIKKFKPRKPDAADGTWRIAQEDVDRVQEFRKCIECFLCQNVCHVLREHQMHDEFIGPRFLVYTAALEMHPLDVEDRVPDLKQQDGIGLCNITKCCTTVCPEDIHITDNAIIPLKERVVDRFYDPLFWFLRLFKK; encoded by the coding sequence ATGCCGACCGCATCTTTTACTATTTTTCGAGGCAACTCGACCGAAAACGGGCGATTTGAAACCTACACCACCGACACCGACGAGGGCATGGTGGTGCTCGATGCCGTGCATAAAATTCAGGCGGAGCAGGCCAACGACCTTTCGGTGCGCTGGAACTGCAAGGCCGGAAAATGCGGCTCCTGCTCGGCGGAAATCAACGGCGTGCCGCGCCTGATGTGCATGACGCGCCTGAGCGAGCTGCCACTCGACAAGCCCGTGCTGGTACAGCCGATGAAAGCGTTCCCCTTAATCAAGGATTTGGTGACGGATGTGTCGTGGAATTTTGAAGTCAAGAAAAAAATCAAGAAATTCAAGCCGCGCAAACCCGACGCGGCGGACGGCACTTGGCGCATCGCTCAGGAAGACGTGGACCGGGTGCAGGAGTTTCGGAAGTGCATCGAGTGCTTTTTGTGTCAGAATGTGTGCCATGTGCTGCGCGAACACCAGATGCACGACGAGTTTATCGGCCCGCGATTTTTGGTCTATACCGCTGCGTTGGAAATGCACCCGCTCGACGTGGAAGACCGCGTGCCGGATTTGAAACAGCAGGACGGCATCGGCCTTTGCAACATCACCAAATGCTGCACCACCGTCTGCCCGGAGGACATCCATATCACCGACAACGCCATAATTCCATTGAAAGAACGGGTGGTGGACAGGTTTTACGACCCGCTATTTTGGTTTTTAAGGCTGTTCAAGAAATAA
- a CDS encoding amidohydrolase, producing MRHLILACAWWLLAAGLAAQTASPATADLLILNAKITTLDAERPEAEALAVSGNKILQVGSNREITALRGPNTRTVDAKGRRLIPGLFDSHLHVIRGGRFYNTELRWDGVRTLARAMQMLREQARRTPPGQWVRVVGGWSPHQFAEKRFPTLAEINEATGAVPTFILYLYGHAYLNKAGLQQLGIDENTPNPPGGLIEKDASGKPTGLLVAEPNAFLLYSTLAKLPELTEVEKFNSTRRFMLELNRLGLTAVMDAGGGFQNFPDDYGITDSLCAAGGLTLRLPYYLFAQKAGKELDDYTRWIRSVEIGQGCDDHAHGIEYYVQGGGENLVASAADFENFDQPRPELSPAMEGQLKAVLSLLVKNRWPFRIHATYNESITRFLNVIEEIDRETPLNGLLWFFDHAETISEANLRRVKALGGGIAVQYRMAFQGESFVRRYGKKAAEATPPIKKMLDMGIPVGMGSDGTRVSSFSPWVGLYWLTTGKTVGGTPLTSAENLLDRHTALRLYTQGSAQLVGLQKDRGMLKAGYLADLCVLSDDYFQVRDEAILQLESVLTIVDGKVVYGAGEFSQLAPPIPAAIPVWSPVNFYGGYQKK from the coding sequence ATGCGACACTTGATTCTCGCCTGCGCGTGGTGGCTCCTCGCGGCGGGGCTGGCAGCGCAAACAGCCAGCCCCGCCACAGCGGACTTGCTCATTTTGAACGCCAAAATCACCACGCTCGATGCCGAACGCCCCGAAGCCGAGGCCCTCGCGGTGTCTGGCAACAAAATCCTCCAAGTCGGCTCCAACCGCGAAATAACCGCCCTGCGCGGCCCCAACACCCGCACGGTGGACGCCAAAGGCCGCCGCCTCATCCCGGGCTTGTTCGACAGCCACCTGCACGTCATTCGCGGCGGGCGTTTTTACAACACCGAACTCCGCTGGGACGGCGTGCGCACCCTCGCCCGCGCCATGCAGATGCTGCGCGAACAGGCCCGCCGCACGCCGCCGGGCCAATGGGTGCGCGTGGTGGGAGGCTGGAGCCCGCACCAATTCGCCGAAAAACGCTTCCCCACGTTGGCCGAAATCAACGAGGCTACCGGCGCGGTGCCGACCTTTATCCTGTACCTGTATGGCCACGCATACCTGAACAAAGCAGGCTTGCAGCAGTTGGGCATTGACGAAAACACGCCCAACCCGCCCGGCGGCCTCATCGAAAAGGATGCAAGCGGAAAACCCACTGGCCTGCTCGTGGCCGAGCCGAACGCTTTTTTGCTCTACTCGACGCTGGCCAAATTGCCCGAACTGACGGAGGTGGAGAAATTCAACTCCACCCGGCGGTTCATGCTCGAACTCAACCGACTCGGACTCACCGCCGTGATGGACGCGGGCGGCGGTTTTCAGAATTTTCCCGACGACTACGGCATCACCGACTCGCTCTGCGCGGCAGGCGGCCTCACGCTGCGGTTGCCCTACTACCTGTTTGCCCAAAAGGCAGGCAAAGAACTCGACGACTACACGCGCTGGATTCGCTCCGTCGAAATCGGGCAGGGCTGCGACGACCACGCGCACGGCATCGAGTACTATGTGCAAGGCGGTGGCGAAAATCTCGTGGCGAGCGCAGCGGATTTTGAAAACTTCGACCAGCCCCGCCCCGAGCTCAGCCCGGCGATGGAAGGCCAGTTGAAAGCGGTATTGAGCCTTTTGGTCAAAAACCGCTGGCCCTTCCGCATCCACGCCACCTACAATGAGAGCATCACGCGGTTTCTCAACGTCATCGAGGAGATTGACCGCGAAACCCCGCTGAATGGCCTCTTGTGGTTTTTCGACCACGCGGAGACCATCTCGGAGGCAAACCTGCGCCGGGTGAAAGCCCTTGGCGGCGGCATCGCCGTGCAGTATCGCATGGCCTTTCAGGGCGAGAGTTTCGTCCGGCGCTACGGCAAAAAAGCCGCCGAAGCCACCCCGCCCATCAAAAAAATGCTCGACATGGGCATCCCCGTCGGCATGGGGTCGGATGGCACGCGGGTCAGTTCGTTCAGCCCTTGGGTCGGTCTGTACTGGCTCACCACCGGAAAAACCGTCGGCGGCACTCCGCTCACCAGCGCCGAAAACCTGCTCGACCGCCACACCGCGCTGCGCCTCTACACGCAAGGCAGCGCCCAGTTGGTCGGCCTGCAAAAAGACCGGGGGATGCTCAAGGCCGGCTATCTGGCCGACCTCTGTGTGCTCTCGGACGACTATTTCCAAGTGCGCGACGAGGCCATCCTCCAACTCGAATCCGTGCTGACCATCGTGGATGGCAAAGTGGTGTACGGCGCGGGCGAATTCAGCCAGCTGGCACCACCCATCCCCGCTGCCATTCCGGTGTGGTCGCCCGTGAATTTTTATGGTGGGTATCAGAAAAAATGA
- a CDS encoding helix-turn-helix domain-containing protein, producing the protein MPFRSIPTFNEFNEFHTAANGRVRSVHDDVHVFRLREVGREVVGKMPLFRQCFYQIGLMTQSAFKISYFEKEHALHDAQCVVLFKPGQLISFQCDPDWDGYVLLIKEDLLQFHHANAQLLRDFPFLVPTENSLFFVNDTQYTELTEVFEKLLAEYANLARTTSALPLIQLYARILLHKVNDLYAAQQAASSLKHLTENSRSLEITLEFLYNLDRDIEQMKSVSEFASNLHVTPKHLAEVVRNVSGLSPKDHINNKLLSVTKTLLKHTNTSINQIAAQYNFKDPAHFANFFKQHTGLSPLEYRNS; encoded by the coding sequence GTGCCGTTCCGCAGCATCCCCACTTTCAACGAATTCAACGAATTCCACACCGCCGCCAACGGACGGGTGCGCTCGGTGCACGACGACGTGCACGTTTTTCGCTTGCGCGAGGTGGGCCGCGAAGTCGTCGGTAAAATGCCGTTGTTCCGGCAGTGCTTTTACCAAATCGGCTTGATGACCCAGTCGGCCTTCAAAATCAGTTATTTTGAAAAAGAGCACGCGCTGCACGACGCGCAGTGCGTCGTGCTGTTCAAGCCCGGCCAGCTCATCAGCTTTCAGTGCGACCCCGATTGGGACGGCTATGTCCTTTTAATCAAAGAGGACCTGTTGCAGTTCCACCATGCCAATGCGCAGCTCCTGCGGGATTTTCCGTTTTTGGTGCCCACCGAAAACTCCCTCTTTTTCGTCAACGATACCCAATACACCGAACTGACGGAGGTTTTTGAAAAATTGCTCGCCGAGTATGCCAATCTCGCCCGCACTACGTCGGCTTTGCCGCTTATTCAGCTCTACGCCCGTATTTTGCTGCACAAAGTCAACGACTTATATGCTGCGCAACAGGCAGCGAGCAGCCTAAAACACTTGACCGAAAATTCCCGCAGCCTCGAAATAACCCTTGAATTCCTCTACAATCTCGACCGCGACATCGAGCAGATGAAAAGCGTGTCGGAATTTGCGAGCAACCTGCACGTCACGCCCAAGCACTTGGCCGAGGTAGTGCGGAACGTGAGCGGCCTGTCGCCCAAAGACCACATCAACAACAAGCTGCTGAGCGTCACCAAGACCCTGCTCAAGCACACCAACACGAGCATCAACCAAATCGCGGCCCAGTACAACTTCAAAGACCCGGCACACTTTGCCAACTTCTTCAAGCAGCACACCGGCCTAAGCCCACTTGAGTACCGCAACAGCTAA
- a CDS encoding fumarate reductase/succinate dehydrogenase flavoprotein subunit, which translates to MTSFDTLEYDVLVIGAGGAGLRAAIEASAHGVSVGLICKSLLGKAHTVMAEGGVAAALSNVDERDNWKVHFTDTMRGGQYLNNWRMAELHAKEAPARVRELEAWGALFDRTKDGKILQRNFGGHKYPRLAHVGDRTGLEMIRTLQDHGIHLGMEVHMEFTVVTLLKDGGRVVGVFGYDRERGRFKAFRAKAVVLATGGVGRAYKITSNSWEYTGDGHSLAYHAGADLLDMEFLQFHPTGMVWPPSVRGILVTEGVRGEGGILLNKEGRRFMFDDIPDLYKNQTADNEEEGWRYTQGDRNARRPPELLTRDHVARCIVREIKAGRGSPHGGVFLDIAWIKAKIPNATDVIKKKLPSMYHQFKKLADIDITKEPMEVGPTTHYMMGGVKVDADTQMSTVPGLFAAGECAAGLHGANRLGGNSLSDLLVFGKRAGEHAAIFAKENKHGKIDEAQIKTVMNEALAPFDRNDGENPYQVQYDLQEMMQDLVGIVRNEEEMQKAAVELKKLRERAAKVRVVGNREYNGGWHTALDLQNLLTVSEAITLAALHRKESRGAHFREDFPNKDAESGTFNLVIRKGAGGEMEIVRQPRSEVRPDLKEIIEEMK; encoded by the coding sequence ATGACATCTTTCGACACCCTTGAATACGACGTATTGGTAATCGGCGCGGGCGGCGCGGGTCTTCGCGCAGCCATAGAAGCCTCTGCGCACGGCGTTTCGGTCGGCCTGATTTGCAAATCCCTCTTGGGCAAAGCGCACACCGTGATGGCCGAAGGCGGAGTCGCCGCCGCGCTATCGAACGTGGATGAGCGCGACAACTGGAAAGTCCATTTCACCGACACCATGCGCGGCGGCCAATACCTGAACAACTGGCGCATGGCCGAGCTCCACGCTAAAGAAGCCCCCGCTCGCGTGCGCGAACTGGAGGCCTGGGGGGCCCTCTTCGACCGCACGAAAGACGGCAAAATCCTCCAGCGCAACTTCGGCGGCCACAAATACCCGCGTCTGGCACACGTCGGCGACCGCACGGGGCTGGAGATGATTCGCACGCTGCAAGACCACGGGATTCACCTCGGCATGGAGGTGCACATGGAATTTACCGTCGTCACTTTGCTCAAAGACGGCGGGCGCGTGGTCGGCGTTTTTGGCTACGACCGCGAACGCGGCAGGTTCAAAGCCTTTCGCGCCAAAGCGGTGGTGTTGGCGACGGGCGGTGTGGGCAGAGCCTACAAAATCACGAGCAACAGTTGGGAATACACGGGCGACGGCCATTCGCTGGCCTACCACGCAGGGGCGGATTTGCTCGACATGGAGTTTTTGCAATTTCACCCGACGGGCATGGTGTGGCCGCCGAGCGTGCGCGGCATTTTGGTGACAGAAGGCGTGCGCGGCGAGGGCGGCATTTTGCTCAACAAGGAAGGCCGCCGCTTCATGTTCGACGACATTCCCGACCTTTACAAAAATCAAACGGCTGACAATGAGGAAGAAGGCTGGCGCTACACACAAGGCGACCGCAACGCCCGCCGCCCGCCGGAACTCTTGACCCGCGACCATGTGGCGCGTTGCATCGTGCGGGAAATCAAGGCTGGCAGGGGCAGCCCGCACGGCGGCGTTTTTCTCGACATCGCCTGGATAAAAGCGAAAATCCCGAACGCGACAGACGTGATTAAGAAAAAACTGCCGAGCATGTACCATCAGTTCAAAAAATTGGCCGACATTGACATCACGAAAGAGCCGATGGAGGTGGGGCCGACCACGCACTACATGATGGGCGGCGTGAAGGTGGATGCCGACACGCAAATGTCCACCGTGCCGGGGCTTTTTGCAGCCGGTGAATGTGCCGCCGGTTTGCATGGCGCGAACCGTTTGGGCGGCAATTCGCTTTCGGATTTGCTGGTTTTTGGAAAACGCGCCGGTGAGCACGCGGCTATTTTTGCAAAAGAAAATAAGCATGGGAAAATAGACGAGGCGCAAATAAAAACGGTGATGAACGAGGCGCTTGCGCCCTTCGACCGCAACGACGGCGAAAACCCTTATCAAGTGCAATACGATTTGCAGGAAATGATGCAAGACCTCGTGGGCATCGTTCGCAATGAAGAGGAAATGCAAAAAGCCGCCGTTGAATTAAAAAAACTGCGCGAACGCGCCGCGAAGGTGCGCGTCGTCGGCAACCGCGAGTACAACGGAGGCTGGCACACGGCACTCGATTTGCAAAATCTCTTGACTGTTTCGGAAGCGATTACGCTGGCGGCGCTCCATCGCAAGGAAAGCCGTGGCGCGCATTTCCGCGAAGATTTTCCGAACAAAGACGCGGAAAGCGGTACTTTTAACCTCGTGATTAGAAAAGGCGCGGGTGGGGAAATGGAGATAGTGCGGCAGCCGCGCTCGGAAGTGAGACCTGATTTGAAAGAGATTATCGAGGAAATGAAATGA
- a CDS encoding hydrolase: MKFKHNKIALFAGITAAALLLLNFQNTRPAVAEAKPSPKLLDPANHTLVLIDHQPQMAFATQSHPIEIIRNNAALVSKAAKTFNVATVITSVAAKSFSGPIFSEITDVFPNEKIIDRTTMNTWEDVDAYKAITGKGKKKIVFAGLWTEVCIVGPVLSALADGYEVYFIADACGGVSKEAHDTAVQRMIQAGAQPMTSLQYLLELQRDWARGATYDAVNNIAKEHGGGYGLGIKYAKEMFNAQEGKK; encoded by the coding sequence ATGAAATTCAAACACAACAAAATCGCCCTGTTCGCAGGCATCACCGCTGCCGCTTTGCTGCTCCTCAACTTTCAAAACACCCGTCCCGCCGTCGCCGAAGCCAAGCCCAGCCCCAAACTGCTCGACCCCGCCAATCACACATTGGTCCTGATTGACCATCAGCCGCAAATGGCCTTTGCCACCCAGTCGCACCCCATCGAAATCATCCGCAACAACGCTGCGCTCGTGTCCAAGGCCGCCAAGACATTCAACGTGGCGACGGTCATCACGTCCGTGGCCGCCAAGTCGTTCAGCGGGCCGATTTTTTCGGAAATCACCGACGTGTTCCCCAACGAAAAAATCATTGACCGCACCACGATGAACACTTGGGAGGACGTGGATGCCTACAAAGCCATCACGGGCAAAGGCAAAAAGAAAATCGTTTTCGCCGGGCTGTGGACGGAGGTCTGCATCGTCGGCCCAGTGTTGAGCGCCCTTGCGGACGGCTACGAGGTGTATTTCATCGCCGATGCCTGCGGCGGCGTGAGCAAAGAAGCCCACGACACGGCCGTGCAGCGCATGATTCAGGCTGGCGCGCAGCCCATGACCAGCCTCCAATACCTGCTCGAACTGCAACGCGACTGGGCACGCGGCGCCACCTACGATGCCGTCAACAACATCGCGAAAGAACACGGCGGCGGCTACGGCCTTGGCATCAAGTACGCCAAAGAAATGTTCAACGCGCAAGAAGGCAAAAAATAG
- the uvrC gene encoding excinuclease ABC subunit UvrC: MTNEQFKEFAPSIPTAPGIYKYIDAEGTILYVGKAKNLRNRLSSYFGDKKYQLAKTKVLVRHAHHIEFTIVETEHDALLLENSLIKKHQPRYNVMLKDEKSPLIYVCIKRERFPRVFLTRKVIKDGSTYFGPYLQKFRVEQIIELIRKLFQLRTCTLHLSPENISKGKFKPCLEYHIKNCAAPCVGLETEEAYNQKIEQIKNILKGNFAAVKAHLKEEMQRAAENLQFEQAQLLKEKLSLFEDYQGRSTVVSPNIRDVDVFAIADDEKEAFVNYLKVVNGAVIHTYTLTLTKNLDEDKETLLVYAIQNLRERFQSISPEIIVPFEVTLPSPYWGGAGAGTVTVPKIGDKKKLLELSEKNVQYHLLQKKKQAANATGKQTHAERILRTLQADLHIEAVPLWIECFDNSNLQGTNPVSSCVVFKNAKPSKRDYRHYNVKTVEGPNDFASMEEVVYRRYKRLLAEGQGLPQLVIIDGGKGQLSAAMKSVRALGLEGQMLVIGIAKRLEEIFFPDDPVPALINKKSESLKLIQQARNEAHRFGITFHRNQRSKNFIKTELTEIPGIGAKTAEKLLAHFGSLTRLRAAEAAEIEKVVGKAAAGKVASYFDANASG; encoded by the coding sequence ATGACCAACGAGCAGTTCAAAGAATTTGCCCCCAGCATCCCGACCGCGCCGGGCATTTACAAATACATTGATGCCGAGGGCACTATCCTCTATGTCGGCAAGGCAAAAAACTTGCGCAATCGCCTCTCCTCCTACTTCGGCGACAAAAAATACCAGCTCGCCAAGACAAAGGTGCTCGTGCGTCACGCCCACCACATCGAGTTCACTATTGTGGAGACCGAACACGACGCGCTGCTGCTCGAAAATTCGCTCATCAAAAAACACCAGCCACGCTACAACGTGATGCTCAAAGACGAAAAATCGCCCCTGATTTACGTCTGCATCAAACGCGAGCGATTCCCCCGCGTGTTCCTGACCCGCAAAGTCATCAAGGACGGCTCCACCTATTTCGGGCCTTATTTGCAAAAATTTCGGGTGGAGCAAATCATCGAGCTGATTCGCAAACTTTTCCAGCTCCGCACTTGCACGCTCCATCTTTCGCCAGAAAATATCTCGAAAGGGAAATTCAAGCCCTGCCTCGAATATCACATCAAAAACTGCGCGGCGCCCTGCGTGGGACTGGAAACGGAGGAGGCGTACAATCAAAAAATCGAGCAAATCAAAAACATCCTGAAAGGCAATTTCGCCGCCGTGAAAGCGCATTTGAAAGAAGAAATGCAGCGGGCGGCGGAAAATCTGCAATTCGAGCAAGCGCAACTGCTAAAAGAAAAACTCTCGCTCTTTGAGGACTATCAAGGCCGCAGCACGGTCGTCAGCCCCAACATCCGCGATGTGGACGTGTTCGCCATCGCCGACGACGAGAAAGAAGCCTTTGTCAACTACCTCAAAGTCGTGAACGGCGCCGTCATTCACACCTACACGCTCACACTGACGAAGAATCTGGACGAGGACAAAGAGACCTTGCTCGTGTACGCAATTCAAAACCTGAGAGAGCGATTTCAAAGCATTTCGCCGGAAATCATCGTGCCGTTCGAGGTAACGCTCCCCTCTCCCTATTGGGGAGGGGCCGGGGCAGGGACTGTCACCGTCCCAAAAATCGGCGACAAGAAAAAACTGCTCGAGCTGTCGGAAAAAAACGTGCAATACCACCTGCTGCAAAAGAAAAAACAGGCTGCCAATGCCACGGGCAAGCAAACCCACGCAGAGCGCATCCTGCGCACCCTGCAAGCCGACTTGCACATAGAAGCCGTGCCGCTTTGGATTGAGTGTTTCGACAACTCCAACCTGCAAGGCACCAACCCGGTGTCGAGTTGTGTCGTGTTCAAAAACGCCAAACCCTCCAAGCGCGACTACCGCCACTACAACGTGAAAACGGTGGAAGGCCCCAACGACTTTGCCTCCATGGAGGAGGTGGTGTATCGCCGCTACAAACGCCTGCTCGCCGAGGGGCAGGGGTTGCCCCAGCTTGTCATCATAGACGGCGGCAAAGGCCAACTTAGCGCGGCCATGAAAAGCGTGCGGGCATTGGGGCTGGAAGGCCAAATGCTCGTCATCGGCATCGCCAAGCGCCTCGAAGAAATCTTTTTCCCCGACGACCCGGTGCCGGCACTCATCAACAAAAAGTCGGAATCACTCAAACTCATCCAGCAAGCCCGCAACGAGGCGCACCGCTTCGGCATCACGTTCCACCGCAACCAGCGCAGCAAGAACTTCATCAAAACCGAGCTCACCGAAATACCCGGCATCGGCGCAAAAACGGCGGAAAAGCTGCTCGCTCATTTCGGCTCGCTGACGCGACTGCGGGCGGCTGAGGCGGCTGAAATCGAAAAGGTTGTGGGGAAGGCGGCAGCGGGGAAAGTGGCCTCCTATTTCGATGCCAACGCCTCCGGTTAA
- a CDS encoding DMT family transporter: MDKIFWILIVILAGAMLPVQAGLNAKVGKALESPVHASFLSFVIGAVALVLYLLVTRQPAQWQQWREVPAVAWSAGVFGAVYVTITILAFPRLGAPLTFGLIVAGQLFVALLLDHFKILVAEQHPINFYRLLGVVLIVAGVVLIRRF, from the coding sequence ATGGACAAAATCTTCTGGATTCTGATTGTCATTCTTGCGGGAGCCATGTTGCCCGTGCAGGCCGGGCTGAACGCCAAAGTCGGCAAGGCACTCGAAAGCCCGGTGCACGCCTCCTTCCTGTCTTTTGTCATTGGCGCGGTGGCGTTGGTGCTTTACCTGCTCGTGACCCGTCAGCCGGCACAGTGGCAGCAATGGCGCGAGGTGCCCGCCGTCGCTTGGTCGGCGGGAGTGTTTGGAGCGGTGTATGTCACCATCACCATTTTGGCCTTTCCGCGTCTAGGCGCGCCGCTCACGTTCGGGTTGATTGTGGCGGGCCAGCTGTTTGTTGCGCTCTTGCTCGACCATTTCAAAATCCTCGTCGCCGAGCAACACCCCATCAATTTTTACCGGCTGCTCGGGGTGGTGCTCATCGTCGCGGGCGTGGTGTTGATTCGCCGTTTTTGA
- a CDS encoding YdeI/OmpD-associated family protein: MMEITEVFYPRDRAEWRAWLEAHHKTKTEVWLRTFRKASGQPSLPYDDMVEECLCFGWIDGISKKYDEDSTVQRITPRRKKSFLSELNRQRVWKLQRLGLMTPAGIEPIAAQIGSPDAPLEMPAWLEEALKADPQIWEIFQQFPHHYKRLKIGWITEIRGDSRRDEAIKRLNYLLKMTAQGKMYGTMP; encoded by the coding sequence ATAATGGAGATTACCGAAGTCTTTTACCCCCGCGACCGCGCCGAGTGGCGAGCTTGGCTCGAAGCCCATCACAAAACCAAAACCGAAGTCTGGCTCCGCACCTTCCGAAAAGCCAGCGGCCAGCCCTCGCTACCCTACGACGACATGGTGGAGGAGTGCCTATGCTTTGGCTGGATTGACGGCATCAGCAAAAAATATGATGAGGACAGCACCGTGCAGCGCATCACCCCGCGCCGCAAAAAATCCTTTCTTTCCGAACTCAACCGCCAGCGCGTGTGGAAGCTCCAGCGCCTCGGCCTGATGACCCCAGCAGGCATCGAGCCTATCGCCGCTCAAATCGGCTCACCCGATGCCCCCCTCGAAATGCCCGCTTGGCTCGAGGAAGCCTTGAAAGCAGACCCGCAGATTTGGGAAATTTTTCAGCAGTTCCCGCATCACTACAAGCGCCTCAAAATCGGTTGGATAACCGAAATCCGAGGCGACAGCCGCCGCGACGAAGCCATCAAGCGGCTCAATTATTTGCTCAAAATGACCGCACAGGGAAAAATGTACGGAACGATGCCGTGA